The Candidatus Zixiibacteriota bacterium genome has a segment encoding these proteins:
- the rpsG gene encoding 30S ribosomal protein S7, which yields MPRRISAGHRETAPDYKYDDRLVTQFVSCLMKRGKRSTAEGIIYDALETMEKKSGQNAADVFHKAINNIKPVVEVKSRRVGGATYQVPVEVRQDRRTALAIRWVIGYAKGRNEKSMAERLAGELLAASNNEGASIKKKEDTHKMAEANKAFAHFKW from the coding sequence ATGCCAAGACGAATATCAGCGGGACATCGCGAAACCGCGCCCGATTATAAATACGACGACAGGCTGGTCACCCAGTTTGTGTCTTGTCTGATGAAACGCGGCAAGCGTTCCACGGCTGAAGGTATTATCTATGACGCGCTTGAAACAATGGAGAAAAAGTCGGGCCAGAACGCCGCAGACGTTTTCCACAAGGCGATAAATAATATCAAGCCAGTTGTCGAAGTAAAATCTCGCCGCGTCGGCGGCGCAACATACCAGGTGCCTGTCGAAGTACGTCAGGACCGAAGAACCGCTCTTGCGATCCGCTGGGTTATTGGTTACGCCAAAGGTCGCAACGAAAAATCCATGGCGGAACGCCTGGCTGGAGAACTATTGGCAGCCTCGAATAACGAAGGTGCCTCAATTAAGAAAAAGGAGGATACTCACAAGATGGCTGAGGCCAACAAGGCCTTCGCGCACTTCAAGTGGTAG
- the rpsL gene encoding 30S ribosomal protein S12 produces MPTINQLIRKGREKILSKTKTPAMNQSPQKRGVCTRVYTSTPKKPNSALRKVARVRLTNQIEVTAYIPGEGHNLQEHSIVLIRGGRVKDLPGVRYHIIRGTMDTSGVTERKRSRSKYGAKKPKS; encoded by the coding sequence GTGCCGACAATAAATCAATTGATTCGCAAAGGTCGCGAGAAGATACTGAGCAAGACAAAAACTCCGGCTATGAATCAATCGCCCCAGAAACGCGGGGTCTGTACTCGCGTTTACACATCGACTCCAAAAAAACCGAACTCGGCTCTTCGCAAAGTCGCTCGTGTACGGTTGACAAATCAGATCGAAGTGACCGCCTACATTCCTGGCGAAGGTCACAATCTGCAGGAGCACTCAATCGTTCTCATCCGAGGCGGTCGTGTCAAAGATCTCCCCGGAGTACGATACCACATCATCCGCGGTACAATGGACACCTCGGGTGTGACAGAACGAAAACGGAGCCGTTCGAAATACGGCGCGAAGAAACCGAAATCGTAA
- the fusA gene encoding elongation factor G gives MSSPTNLKKIRNIGIMAHIDAGKTTTTERILFYTGKSHKIGEVHDGAATMDWMEQEKERGITITSAATTCFWRDNTINIIDTPGHVDFTVEVERSLRVLDGAVALFCAVGGVEPQSETVWRQADKYGVPRIAYINKMDRTGASFANALKQMNERLGSNCVPVNIPAGDGEFFSGIINLLTMKFRVFHEDSHGTTWDDLPVPDDMLAMTNGYRERLLEAVADFDDHLLEQFLHDKPLDPDKVMAAVRAATCAAKMVPVLCGSSFKNKGVQQLLDAVIDFLPSPLDKPPIMGHEVDSTEKTVERKPTPDAPISALAFKIMTDPFVGRLTFVRIYSGTIEAGSYVLNPTSDTKERVARLLRMHANKREDIKSASAGDIVAVIGLRKTTTGDTLCDPKHPIVLERMSFPEPVVRVSIEPKTKADQDKLTDGLIKLAEEDPTFIVKQDDETGQTIIAGMGELHLEILTDRLMREFGVIASIGRPSVAYKESITKAVDCEGKFVRQSGGKGQFGHVYMRLRPTTDGTDFEFENKVIGGKIPREYIAPIEKGVKEAMLNGILAGYPLTGIHCEIYDGSYHEVDSSEMAFKIAGSMAFQDGAKKAGPQILEPIMDVEVVVPEAYMGSVVGDLNSRRGKINGMVPRENVTVIAVSVPLSEMFGYANTLRNISQGRAVFSMEFSKYAPVPNEVSKKMLEKVAQS, from the coding sequence ATGTCTTCTCCAACAAATTTAAAGAAAATTAGAAATATCGGTATCATGGCCCACATCGATGCGGGCAAGACCACCACGACCGAGCGCATCCTCTTCTATACCGGCAAAAGCCATAAGATTGGCGAGGTCCACGATGGCGCAGCCACTATGGACTGGATGGAACAGGAGAAAGAGCGCGGAATCACGATTACCTCCGCCGCAACGACTTGTTTCTGGCGCGATAATACGATTAATATTATCGATACGCCCGGTCACGTTGACTTTACCGTCGAAGTCGAGCGATCGCTTCGTGTCCTCGATGGCGCAGTTGCGTTGTTTTGCGCGGTGGGCGGTGTCGAACCGCAGTCTGAGACCGTGTGGCGTCAGGCCGATAAATACGGAGTTCCAAGAATTGCCTATATAAATAAGATGGATCGCACCGGCGCGAGTTTCGCCAATGCCCTCAAACAGATGAATGAGCGGCTTGGGTCAAACTGCGTACCGGTAAACATTCCGGCTGGCGATGGGGAATTTTTCAGCGGAATCATCAATTTGCTCACTATGAAATTCAGGGTATTCCACGAGGATTCGCATGGCACAACCTGGGATGACCTTCCCGTACCCGATGACATGCTTGCCATGACCAACGGGTACCGTGAAAGATTGCTCGAAGCCGTTGCTGATTTCGACGACCATCTGCTTGAGCAATTCCTGCACGACAAGCCGCTTGATCCCGACAAAGTCATGGCTGCTGTGCGCGCCGCAACATGCGCCGCGAAAATGGTACCGGTCCTGTGCGGATCCTCATTTAAGAATAAAGGCGTCCAGCAGTTGCTCGACGCGGTTATTGATTTTCTTCCCTCGCCGCTTGATAAACCCCCGATAATGGGACATGAAGTTGACAGTACCGAAAAGACTGTCGAGCGCAAACCTACTCCCGATGCCCCGATTTCTGCGCTGGCATTCAAAATTATGACCGACCCGTTTGTTGGCCGTCTCACTTTTGTCCGAATTTATTCAGGCACAATTGAAGCCGGTTCGTATGTTCTCAATCCGACATCGGACACCAAAGAGCGCGTCGCACGCCTGCTTCGTATGCATGCCAACAAGCGCGAAGATATTAAATCCGCTTCCGCGGGCGATATTGTCGCTGTTATCGGACTCCGCAAGACTACGACTGGTGATACACTCTGCGATCCCAAGCATCCGATTGTGCTTGAACGTATGTCCTTCCCTGAACCAGTTGTTCGTGTATCGATTGAACCGAAAACAAAAGCTGACCAGGATAAGTTGACTGACGGCCTTATCAAACTTGCCGAGGAAGACCCGACGTTCATCGTCAAACAGGATGATGAAACCGGACAAACGATTATTGCCGGAATGGGCGAATTGCACCTTGAGATTTTGACCGACCGGCTCATGCGTGAGTTCGGAGTCATCGCCTCTATCGGCCGTCCGTCAGTCGCCTACAAAGAGTCTATTACCAAAGCGGTTGACTGTGAAGGCAAATTTGTCCGTCAGAGCGGTGGTAAGGGACAATTTGGACATGTCTACATGCGACTCCGTCCGACAACCGACGGCACTGATTTCGAATTTGAAAATAAAGTTATCGGAGGTAAAATCCCTCGCGAATATATCGCTCCGATTGAGAAGGGCGTCAAAGAGGCAATGCTCAATGGCATACTTGCCGGATACCCGCTCACCGGAATTCACTGTGAAATCTACGATGGTTCATACCACGAAGTTGACTCAAGTGAAATGGCATTCAAAATTGCCGGTTCGATGGCATTCCAAGACGGCGCCAAAAAAGCCGGACCGCAGATTCTTGAACCTATCATGGATGTCGAAGTTGTCGTCCCCGAAGCCTATATGGGCTCGGTTGTCGGTGATTTGAATTCACGCCGCGGTAAAATTAACGGAATGGTTCCTCGTGAGAATGTGACCGTTATCGCCGTCAGCGTTCCGCTGTCGGAAATGTTTGGATATGCAAATACGCTTCGTAATATCTCCCAGGGTCGCGCTGTTTTCAGCATGGAATTCTCCAAATACGCCCCTGTACCGAATGAAGTGTCAAAAAAAATGTT